TATAAAATTTCTTTGATCATAGGCAAAGGAACGCTTCATTATGCGGATAAATGGATTTATGTCAACCGTCCCGTCCTGCTGTTTTCAAATCCCGTAGTGCCTTATTCATGGGAAGCGGAGAATGAAGACCAGAAAGGCTTCTTCTGCCTTTTTACCGATCAGTTCCTGCACAACGGTAACCGCTTCGGAACCCTTCATGATTCAGGGCTTTTCAAAGTAGGCAGCACACCGGTTTTCTTTGTTGATGAGCGGCAGCAGGAAACGGTAAGTAACCTTTTTCATAAGATGATGGCCGAAATCCAGTCGGATTACCTGCACAAATATGATGTGCTCCGGGCCTATCTCCACCTGCTGATCCACGAAACGATGAAGATGCATCCTGCAGATAATTTTGAACCGTATCAGAATGCTTCACAACGGGTGGCGGCCCTGTTTATGGAATTGCTGGAAAGGCAGTTCCCGATTGACAGCCCGGAGCGTTACCTGAGACTGAAAACCCCGATGGATTATGCAGAGAGCCTCTCAATCCACGTCAATTCACTCAACCGCTCCGTTAAGGAAATCACCGGAAAAACCACCACGCAGCAGATTACATCAAGGATTATCCATGAAGCCCATGCACTGCTGAGGCATACGGACTGGAATATCTCTGAAATTGCATACGGACTGGGTTTTGAAGAGCCTGCCTATTTCACCAATTATTTTAAAAAGCAGACAGGGATGACACCGAATGCCGTAAGAACAGCAGCTGTTTGATTTTTATAATTCTTTGTTTGATTTCTATATTGAAACCCTATCGTTTCTGTTATAATTTTGTCTCGTTAATTTAAAATCACAAGAACTTATGAAATTCAGAAAATTAGGAAACACAGGAAAAGAATTGTCTTCCATCGGTCTGGGATGTATGGGAATGAGCTTTGCTTATGGACCTGCAGACGAACAGGAAAGCATACAGACCCTTCATAAAGCACTGGATCTGGGTGTCAACTTCCTGGATACGGCAGATATGTATGCCAATGGGGAAAATGAAAAGCTGATCTCGAAAGTACTGGTACCGAACCGCGACAAAATTTTCATTGCAACCAAGTTCGGATTCAGGTTTAAAGACGGCCAGGCAGGCCACAGCGGTGCCCCGGGAACATACTTTGACGGCTCGCCGGAGTGGATCCGGAAGGCGGTTGACCTGAGTCTTCAGCGGTTAAAAGTTGATGAAATCGACCTGTATTATGCCCATAGGGTAGACCCGGGCATCCCGGTTGAAGAAACAGTAGGCGCAATGGCTGAACTGGTAAAAGCAGGAAAAGTAAAATACCTGGGACTTTCGGAAGCGTCCGCAGAATCGATCAGGAAAGCACATGCCGTCCATCCGATTACTGCTTTACAGTCGGAATATTCACTTTTGACACGTGATGTTGAAGGAGGAATCTTACCTATAATCCGGGAGCTTGGCATTACTCTGGTCCCTTATTCGCCGCTGGCAAGAGGACTGTTTTCCAATATCACCGAAGTTCAGCATTTCGGTAATGAGGATTTCAGGAAATCGCTGCCGCGTTATCAGGAAAAATACCTGGAGAATAACAGAAACCTGGCCGGAGCGATCAATGCCTTTGCAGCATCAAAAGGGGTAAAGGGAACGCAGCTGGCACTGGCCTGGGTCCTGAACCAGGGCGAAGATATTATCCCGATCCCGGGGACCAAACGGATTAAATACCTCGAAGAAAATATTGAAGCCATAAATATTGAACTTTCTGCATCAGACCTGGAAACCATTGATGCCATCCTGAAAAAATATCCGGATACCGGGGAAAGATACAGTGAAGGTTCTATGAAACTGGTAAATAACTAAAGATGAAATGGTCCGGGATTCTGAGATTTATCGGAAACCCGGACTTTATGATAAAAGATTAGAAACAGCAATGGTTACACTTAAAGAAAAAAATAAATTTATTGCCACCGTTCTGGCATTTGCCGTAATCCCGATGTCAGGGCTGGCAACCGATATCTATCTGCCTTCCATGCCGAGTATGGCCATTGAGCTGCATCAGCCGGAAAGCAATATCCAGCTTACCTTATCCATATTTCTAATCAGTTACGGGCTAGCCCAGTTTTTTGCCGGGAGCATTGTTGATTCATTCGGGCGGTATAAAATTTCCATGATTTCACTTGCGCTGTTCGTGGTTTCATTTATGATTACCGCAACTACCCAGAATATTTTTGTGATTTACGCCATGCGGGTCCTGCAGGGAATGCTGTCGGGATTTGCCGTGGTATCGAAGCGTGCTTTTTTCGTGGATGTCTATGATGGGGAAGAGCGGAAGCATTACCTCAGCATTATGACGATTGTCTGGTCGGTAGGGCCAATTATTGCTCCGTTTATCGGCGGTTATCTGCAGAAAATTTTCGGATGGCAGTCGAATTTTTATGTGCTGGCCGGATATAGCCTGCTGCTGTTCATACTGGAGTTTGTCTTTTCGGGGGAAACACTGAAAAAAAGGAATCCTTTTCATTTTGAATTTTTACTGAAAGAATACAATTCCATGTTCAGGGCGAAAGACTTCTTTTACGGAATGATCATGTGCGGACTGAGCTATTCCATGATTATGTTTTTCAATTTGTGCGGGTCATTTATTATCGAGCATAAAATGGGATATTCGGAAGTGGTGGCCGGGTATGTTTCGCTGATTCTCGGGTTTGCCTGGATGACCGGCGGGTTTTTAGGGAAAGCACTGATCAACAGAGCATTCCTGCCTAAGATCCGGTATGCCAATTTTGTACAGCTGGGACTGATCGTGGCCATGTTTGCCGCTTCTTATTTTTCCAATAATATTTACAGCCTGGTGGCTTTTGCCTTTTTAATCCATATTACGGCCGGATTTATTTTCAACAATTATTTTTCCTACTGTATCGGCCGTTTCCCGAATTCTGCCGGAATTGCAGGCGGGCTGACAGGCGGGGTTGCCTTCATCATCACCTCAGCCATCAGCTACGGCATTGTAGCCGTTATAAAGCCGCAGGTTCAGCTGGAAGTAGCAGAAGGGTATTTTGTGCTGGGTATTTTAGGGCTGCTTGTTTTAAGCATGATTAAATTGAGAAAAGCACATGGTTAACGATAACCCTGACTACTTTTTAAACAGATTGTCAACATTGAAAATAAAGAAAGCTCCTTGTACAAGGAGCTTTCTTTATTTTTATCAGTTATGAAATTAAATGCCGTCAATGATTTCATTCAACACGGTACTTGGTCTCATGGCCTGGTACGTCTTAAACTTGTCGGTTTTGTAATAGCCGTCAATATCCTGTGGCTTGCCCTGTGCACCAATTAATTCTGAATTAATAACCTCTTCGTTTTCCTGCATGGCTTTGGCTACCGGAGCGAACTGAGCCGCCAGTTGAGCGTCTGCCGTCTGATTGGCCAGTGCTTCTGCCCAGTACATGGCTAAATAGAAGTGGGAACCTCTGTTGTCAATCTGTCCCACTTTTCTTGCAGGGGATTTATCGGTAGCTAAGAATTTGGCGTTTGCTTCATCTAGTGCATCTGCCAAAACCTGTGCTTTTGTATTGTCCTGAGTCTGGGCCAGGTGTTCCAGGGAAGCCTGGAGTGCCAAGAATTCACCCAGAGAATCCCATCTTAAATAACCTTCCTCAACAAACTGTTCTACGTGTTTCGGTGCAGAACCTCCGGCTCCGGTTTCAAATAACCCGCCGCCGTTCATCAAAGGAACAATGGAAAGCATTTTTGCAGAAGTCCCCAGTTCAAGAATCGGGAAAAGGTCGGTTAAATAATCTCTCAGTACGTTTCCTGAAACAGAAATGGTGTCTTTTCCTTCTCTTGCTCTTTGCAGGGTTTCCGTCATGGCATCTTTCACATCAAGAATCTGAATATCAAGTCCGTTGGTGTCGTGATCAGCTAAATATTTTTCAACTTTTTTGATCATTTCCCTGTCGTGGGCTCTTCCTTTATCCAACCAGAAAATCGCAGGTGTATCAGAAAGTCTGGATCTGTTCACCGCTAATTTTACCCAGTCCTGGATCGGGGCATCTTTTGTCTGGCACATTCTGAAGATATCTCCTTTTTCCACTTTTTGGGAAAGAAGAACGCTTCCGGCTTCATCCTGAACTTCAATGATTCCGTCGGCAGCAGCCTGGAATGTTTTATCATGGGAGCCGTATTCTTCAGCTTTCTGTGCCATTAAGCCTACATTCGGAACAGAGCCCATCGTGGTAGGATCCAGTTTTCCGTGTGCTTTCATATCGTCAATAACAGACTGGTAGAAACCGGCATAAGAACGGTCCGGAATGATACAAACCGTATCTTCCTCGTTGCCGTCTTTGTTCCACATCTTACCGCCGCCTCTTACCAAAGCTGCCATAGAAGCATCAACAATAATGTCGGAAGGAACGTGGAAATTGGTAATCCCTTTATCGGAGTTCACCATGGCTACTCTAGGTCCGTTGACCAGAGCCGCTTCAATATCCCCTTTGATATTGTCTTCCTGCTCATTTCCTTTGATTTTATCGAAAAGATCGGCAAGCCCGTTGTTCGGGTTAACATCCAGGGATTTGAATGTCTCGGCATATTTTGTAAATACTTCCTTAAAGAACGTTTCAACGATCGCCCCGAAAATAATAGGATCGGAGATTTTCATCATCGTTGCTTTCAGGTGGGCGGAAAGCAGAACATTTTTATCCTTCGCTTCGCTGATCGCCTGCTCTACAAATGATTTCAAAGCATTAAGGTTCATTACGGAAGAATCGATTACTTCTCCGGCCTGAAGGTTAGCGAAATCTTTTAACAGGGTTTCTACACCATCGTTACCCTTGAATACAATTTTGAACCGGGTAGCATTTTCTAAAGTTGTTGATGTTTCAGTACCGTAGAAATCTCCTGTATTCATATGGGCAACATCCGTTTTGCTGTCAGATGCCCAGTCACCCATTCTGTGCGGATTGGTCTTTGCGTAGTTTTTAACGGCTTTAGGAGCACGTCTGTCAGAATTCCCTTCTCTTAACACCGGGTTTACGGCACTTCCCAATACTTTTGCATATTTGGCCTTGATTGCTTTTTCTTCTTCGCTTTTAGGTTCTGCCGGATAATTCGGAACGGCGAAGCCTTTAGACTGTAATTCGGCAATAGCAGCATCCAGTTGTGGTGCGGAAGCGGAAATGTTAGGCAGTTTGATAATGTTTGCATCAGGCTGTGTTGCCAGCTGGCCGAGTTCCGCCAGAGCATCACCTATTTTCTGGTTATCATTCAGGAACTCCGGGAAGTTGGCTAAAATTCTTCCTGCCAAAGAAATATCCGGGACTGCGATCTCAATATCTGCTGATTTGGTAAACGCTTTTACAATCGGTAAAAACGAGTGTGTCGCCAACATGGGAGCCTCATCCGTAAGGGTGTAATAGATTTTTGATTTGTCTGACATTATACTGTTATTTATTATTTGATTTTTTAGATTCACAAATTTAGTTAAAAATTAATTTTTTAAGATCAATCCTAAACAAGATTTTCTACTTTAAGAATTATTTAACCTTATTTAAAGGAAAAAACTTTTGGTTTTGATTAAATTTGGGAAATATTTAAAAATAATATTATGTCAACAACCATTACTTTAAAAGGAAACGAAGTGCATACGATAGGGACGTTACCGTCAGTAGGAACAGCCATAAGGGATTTTGCACTGGTAGATTCCAAATTGAATGTAAAAACCCTGGGAAATTTTGACGGCAAGAAGAAAGTTTACAATATTTTCCCGAGCATTGATACCCCTACCTGTGCGGAATCTGCAAGAAAATTCAATACAGAAGCGTCCGGTCTCGAAAATACTGTGGTGATTAATGTTTCTAAAGACCTGCCTTTTGCTTTGGGAAGGTTCTGTGCTGCCGAAGGGCTGGAAAATGTGGAAACCCTGTCGGATTTCAGAGGAACTTTCGGGGACGATAATGGACTGACGATCTCAGATTCACCGATGAAAGGTTTATTGAGCCGTGCAGTGATCGTTACCGATGCAGACAATAATATTGTTTATACCGAACAGGTTTCAGAAATTGCTGATGAGCCTGATTATGAGGCAGCTCTGGCGGCACTGAAATAATTCCGATAAAAACATAAAAAGCCCTGTGAAGATTATTTTTCACAGGGCTTTTTTTATGCTTGGAAACCAGTAGTGGTACCCATCCGTTTTATTTGATAATTTTTCCGGAATATATTTGAAACCATTAATAAATGAAGTATTTTTGCATCATCAAAAATAAAAACCATGAAACAGATTTTTACTCTTTGTTCAGTATTGTTTGCCAGCCTGGCTTTTTCTCAGGAAGGGACACTGGATGCATCTTACGGAAATTCCGGATTTTTTATTTATAACAGCGGATCCTATGGAACAGAAATAGAGATTGATGCTAACCAAAGAATGGTAGTAGGCAGTTATGAGTTCAGCAATGCTTTCAAATTCCATCGGTTTTCAACATCCAATCAGCTTGATACCACTTTCGGTACCGGCGGTTATACCACTGTTTATTTCGGCGGTCTTCAGGCCGTACTGTATGATATGAAAATACAGCCCGACGGAAAAATAGTTGCCGTAGGATACTGGGAGGATACCAACAGCGTCAACAGGAAAGATTTTATGGTGGTGAGACTGAATGCCAACGGAACAATTGATACTTCATTCAATGGTACCGGTAAATTAACGATAGCATTCGGTACTAACGAAGATATTGCAAAAGCAGTTGCCATACAGCCCGACGGGAAGATTTTGGTTGCAGGACAATCCTTTACAGGATCCAACAGGGATGTGGCAGTAGCAAGGATTAATGTGGACGGAACGCTGGATACCACTTTCAGCGGAGACGGTAAATTAACAACGGATATTGCAGGAAATAATGATTCCGCCACCTGTATTGCCATCAATACCGATGGGAAAATCGCTGTAGGAAGCTATAGCTATGGTGCTGCATCATCCAATAACTTTTCAGATTATGGAATTGTAAAATATAATACAGACGGTTCCCTGGATACGTCATTCAGCGGAGACGGAAAACAGATCGTCATTATAGCTCCCAGCAATAACGACGAACCTGTTGAAATCGCATTTCTGGACAGTGGAAAAATCCTTATCGGAGGAACAGCTTTTCTCAGCGGCAGAGATGATTTTGCCCTTGTACGCTTAAATGCCAACGGATCACTGGACACTTCCTTTAACGGGGACGGGATTTTCACAGCTCCTATCGGATCTTCTGATGATACCACCCGTGCTATGAAAATACTGGCAGATGGCAGGATTATGCTGGCAGGAACGGTTACTGCAGGTTCTTATACAGACATAGGTCTGATGAGGGTTACCAGCAACGGCTACCTGGATACTACTTTCGGAACGGGCGGCAAAACCCAGCAGGGGTACGGCAATCTTTCTGTTATTAACGACATGGATATCCTAAGTGACGGTAAAATCATGGTATGCGGATCTGCCGGCGGCACCAATATCTTTCTTTCAAGATTCAACGGATTAGTGTCCGGCTATCTTGATGTGAAAGATACTCCGTCTGAAAAAAACAGACTTTCGGTGTATCCGAATCCCGTAAAAGACATACTGTATTCCAATGAAAACCTGGAGCATTTTGAGCTGTATTCTTCATCAGGGCAATTGCTGAAATCCGGTGAAAATCAAAAAAATATCGATGTCCGTGATCTTATTAAAGGAAATTACGTTCTCAGGATCAGAACTAAGGATAAGACGGCAACAAAGAAAATCATAAAAAATTAAGAACAAAAAAACATCCTGAATAAGGATGTTTTTTTTGTATATTGTTTGTATATTGAGTATGTGTAATTGATAACAACAGCAATTATGAAACGATCCGGAACCGCGGACCTTCCTCTTCACTATGGCAAAGTACCGCCTTGGCTGTACGAACGGATGTCCGTTCTCGGGCTTTCCGTTATTGAGGTCATCCTGATGGATTACGGAAAAGACGAAGTGCTCCGGAGGCTTGCCGATCCTTTCTGGTTTCAGAGCTTTGGCGCGGTCATGGGAATGGACTGGCACTCTTCCGGAATCACCACTTCCGTAATGGGTGCTTTAAAACGTTCAGTCAATCCCAATTCACAATCACTGGGGCTTTATATCTGTGGCGGAAAAGGGAAGTTTTCCCGGGAAACGCCTTCTGAACTGATTCAGATTGCCGATAAAACGGGACTGAACGGAAATGAGCTGGTAAGAGCCAGCAAGCTTTCTGCAAAGGTGGATAATACGGCAATCCAGGACGGGTATCAGCTCTACCTGCACAATTTTATCCTGGCCGACAACGGAAACTGGAGCGTGGTGCAGCAGGGGATGCATGAATCAGACGGCACGGCGAGGCGATACCACTGGCATTCCGGAAACATAAAATCTTTTGTAGAAGAGCCCCATACGGGAATTAACGGGATTTCAAGAGGCCGGATCCTCAACCTTACGGATGCGGAAGCTTCCGGAAACCGGAAAGGGATCCTTGAAATTTCCCACACCGATTCTGCAGAAATCATGAGTGATTTTTCCAGGCTGATCCTTCCGAACCACCATCATGTAGACGCTTCCGATGTAGACCTTAAACGCCTCGGTGCACTTCTGTATGTGACAAGGGAGCGGCAGCCGCAGAATTTTGAAGACCTGCTCATGCTCGAAGGAGTAGGCCCGCGTACCATACAGTCGCTGGCTCTGGTCAGTGAAGTCATCCACGGTGCGCCGTCAAGATTTAAAGATCCCGCGCGGTTTTCCTTTGCCCACGGAGGAAAAGACGGCCATCCTTTCCCTGTGCCCACCAAAGTCTATGATGAAAGCATCAGCATCATTAAAAAAGGAATTGAGAAATCAAAGCTCGGAAACTCAGATAAGCTGCGGACCTTAAACAGACTTCACGAGATTGTGGTAAAAACAGAGGAAGATTTCATTCCGGATTTCGATATTCAGCAGGTTATTGAAGAGGAAAGACAGAACGCATGGCGCTTCGGCGGAAAAACCGTTTTCGGGGATGCCGTGAAACCTTCTCCTCCGAAACCCATTCAGCTTTCCCTGTTTTAAAACGGCTTGCCAGATTGTTTTCTATTATTAAATAAATCAGGTTACCAACATCTGGACAGATAACTGGAAATGAAGTAAGGTAAGATAATACTCTGATGTTTTGTATCCGATATCCATATGCCGTATAACAAATGCAAATATAAAAAGTGCCCGGGTTTGATATTTTTATTATTTTTAAAGCCTTGAAAGATATTGAATTGATAATCAATGAAACACTCGAAAGTTGCTGTGATTTTCCGGGTTTTATGTTCGAAGAGCTTCAAAAGCTTTCATGCTTATGAAACCGAAAGCTCTAAAGAGGAGACTGCATCTTTAGAAAAGAAAAAACAACAACAAATAAATATTTATTCTGAAAAAAACCTAGCTTACGGCAAGCAGAGTTTTTATTATCACTTTATAATCTGGTTAAAAATTTAAGCACCTTTTAAATCTATATTAAAAAATGATCTGCTGTTTTCAGATCAGGCAGTCTCAAAAGGCGTAATGGATTTAAAAATAAAATTGAGTTTCAGTATAAAAAATTAATCTTAAAAATAATAAAATGAAAATTAATCAGATATATGTCAACCTTCCGGTAAAAGATATTCAGAAAACAAAAGAATTCTGGACGAAGCTTGGGTTCTCTGTGAACAATCAGATCTCAGATGAAAGAGCAGTCTGCATCATCCTGAATGACAATTCCTTTGTTATGTTCATAACCGAAGAATATTTCCAGACCTTTTCTGAAAAGCCGGTTCCGAAAGGTGATACCACCCAGGTTTTAATCGCGATCAGTTTAAGCAGCCGAGAGGAAGTTGACCAGGTAGTAAATGCCGCTGTTGCAAACGGTGCCACCCAGCATGAAGAACCGCAGGATTACGGATGGATGTACCATAATTCCTTCTGGGATATCAATGGGCACGGCTGGAATGTAACTTTTACGGATGCTTCTCAGATACCGTCACAGCTTTAGCTTTTTTACCACTCAAATCATATAAGTAATGAGCTTATCTCTGTAATTCCGTACGTACACTTTTATGTTTCTTATAATTTTTGACGGAATTTCTGGGGAGAATATGATAAAGGAGCAAATATTCAGAACTGGAAAAGGCCTATTCTTCATAGATGATGAATGAATGAGAGAGATGCGGATCAGCTCAGTTTAAATTGCAGAAATAATAAAGAATCCGGCAAATAAGCAGTAATGACTTCTGTTATACAGCCTTAATGATTTTATAAATACAAAGAAAACAATTAAATTGAGGCTAAAATCATTTTTGACATGGATTTGGAATAAGATTTGAGAATAATGTAAAACATGCTGGTTTGCTTTTTAAATAATCAGCTGCTGCTTACATGAAAACGAAAATTAGACAAAAACCTGCAAGATGGAAAAAAACAATACTGATTATTTTAGGAGCCCTGATCTTATTGGTGCTCGTTTCTCCGTTTCTGCTTAATATTTACCTTAAACACAAGCTTCCGGAACTGATCAATGAAAAAACGCCTTACAGGATTGTCCTGAAAGGTTTCGATCTTGACCTTTACAAAGGGAATATCTCTGCACATTCGATAGCTATACAGACCAAAGCCACTAAAGATCCCGCCGTAACCAGGATTACAGGAAGTGTAAAAAGCCTGCAGGTAGAAGACTTCGGGATATGGAATGCTGTTTTCAGCAAATCGTACCATGTAAAAAACATAAAACTCATCGATCCTGATATCCAGGTTTCTTTAGGCAAACCGAAAAAAAAGAAAGACACGGTAAAAAAGAACACAGATTTCGGAATTGAAAATATCCTTGTTACCAATGGAAATATTTCAGTAAAAAACGCAGAACAGAAATATGTTTTTAACGGGAAAAACGTCAATGTAAGCCTTACGGAGATCCGCAAAAGTAAAGATGATTCAAAGCTGCCTGTCTCTTTCAGGAATTTTAAGATCGATGCTCATGACGTCGTTGTTACCGTAAATGATTTTTACCAGATTTTAGCTAAGCAGATCGATGCTAAAAACAAACAGCTTAGCATCAGCGGATTTCACCTGAAACCGATCGAGAGCCCCGGGCTTTACAACGCGAAAAATGTTTTTGATCTGAAAGTCTCTGAACTTTTGGCGGAAAATTTTATAATAGACCAGGATTCCCTGATCATAGAAAATACCCGGTTTACAAAGCCGCAACTGATTGTTACCTCCACCAATAAAAAAACAGTAAAAGAAAACCCTAAGGAAGTCAATTTAAAGATCGGAATCAAAAACCTTGATATCCGCGAAGGTTCTGTTCTGGTTCAGCAGAAAAATAAAGTGAAAACGGCATCGGTAGATAATTTCCGCCTGAATTTAAATGAAATTGTCTTTGATAAAAATACGGTAAAACAAAAAGTGCCGTTTGTGTTTTCCGGACATAATATTGAATTTGAGAACATTTATTTTATGACCGATCCTCTGCAGGCAGTAAGTATTAAAAAGATTTCTTCAGATAATGATGATATTTTTTTGGATGATGTACGGTTCAGTGCACTTGGAAAAAGCAGGACCAAAGATGTCTTTAACATTAAGACAAAGAAAATTGAAATCCTTAAAAATACATCCCGTTTTGCCGGCCAGCAGTTTCAGATGAAGCTTGCCACGGTTAATGTATACAGACCGGATATTGAAATTATTGCAGCAGATCAAAAAAAGAAAAACACTGCTGAAAACAAGTCCGCCGCTTCGGACTTTCTTGCACATCTGGGAGCTGTGAATATCATCAACGGAACTTTCTCACAGAAATCGAAAGGAGTTGAAAAAATAAAGGTCGGAAATTTCAATGTTAAACTGAATTCAGTTACTACAGATAAGAATATCCTCAAAGAGTCCATTCCTTTCCATATTAAAAACCGCCTCGTCACAGCAGATAAAATTGATATTGATGCGGGGAAATTTTACCGGTTGAAAGTAGATGCGATAAAAAACACAGGTAAAGTAACACAGGTTACAAATTTCGGGTTTCTTCCGAAATATTCCAGAGCGAAGTTCAACCGGATGATTGCGGTAGAAAAAGATCTGTATACCATAAAGGTAAAATCAATTAACATTACAGACAAAAATTCGGTTCTCGGGAAAAATACCGCTATTGATCTTGACCGTATTGTCTTTGACGGGGTAAACTGTAACATTTTCCATGATCTGGCACCTCCTGATGATGTAGCAGTCCGTTATATGTTCAGCAAAAAGCTCCGCGATGTGAAATTCCCTTTATTTATCAGGCAGATCGATATTAAAAATTCACGCCTTGCCTATGAAGAAGTTGCTGAAAAAGCACAGATTCCCGGAAAAATCACTTTTGAAAATTTTGATGCTTCCATCTATAATGTAAACAGCGCAAAAATGAAAGGCAGGCCTACCGTGATCAAAGTGGATTCCCATTTCAAACTTTTCGGGGATGCGGATACCAAGGTAAACTGGCAGTTTGATGTTGCCGATAAGAGCGACGCTTATGCTATCAACGGGATTATCAATGACCTGTCTGTGGAAAATGCCAATCTTTTTGTAAGGCCTTACCTGAATGTAAGCCTGGACGGCAAAATCCATTATCTGAAATTCGATTATAAAGGGAACAGCAAGAATATCGGGGGTAATTTCTACTTTAAGTACAGTGATATGAATGTGAACTTCATGAATAAAAATACGGGTAAAGAGAGAAAGCTGCTGAGTGCGATTGCCAATATTTTTGTTAAAAATGATTCTAAAGGGGAGCCTAACCATGTTGAAGTTGACAAAGAGAGAGATCCGAACAAAAGCTTTTTCAATACCTTATGGCAGGGAATCATGGAAGGGCTGAAAAAATACCTGATTTAATATAACCTTCCCGCAATCATAAGTTGTTTCAGGTTCTCTGTATGCACTGTTTCGGCG
The sequence above is a segment of the Chryseobacterium sp. JJR-5R genome. Coding sequences within it:
- a CDS encoding DUF763 domain-containing protein, which encodes MKRSGTADLPLHYGKVPPWLYERMSVLGLSVIEVILMDYGKDEVLRRLADPFWFQSFGAVMGMDWHSSGITTSVMGALKRSVNPNSQSLGLYICGGKGKFSRETPSELIQIADKTGLNGNELVRASKLSAKVDNTAIQDGYQLYLHNFILADNGNWSVVQQGMHESDGTARRYHWHSGNIKSFVEEPHTGINGISRGRILNLTDAEASGNRKGILEISHTDSAEIMSDFSRLILPNHHHVDASDVDLKRLGALLYVTRERQPQNFEDLLMLEGVGPRTIQSLALVSEVIHGAPSRFKDPARFSFAHGGKDGHPFPVPTKVYDESISIIKKGIEKSKLGNSDKLRTLNRLHEIVVKTEEDFIPDFDIQQVIEEERQNAWRFGGKTVFGDAVKPSPPKPIQLSLF
- a CDS encoding VOC family protein, with the translated sequence MKINQIYVNLPVKDIQKTKEFWTKLGFSVNNQISDERAVCIILNDNSFVMFITEEYFQTFSEKPVPKGDTTQVLIAISLSSREEVDQVVNAAVANGATQHEEPQDYGWMYHNSFWDINGHGWNVTFTDASQIPSQL